One Lacunisphaera limnophila DNA window includes the following coding sequences:
- a CDS encoding sodium:solute symporter family protein produces the protein MNAAFPGPLLAATGGDILLRLAPVDYLIIATYFVFVIGIGWVLRKHLRTSKDFFESGRSLPAWICALGFIGANLGAQEVMGMAASGAKYGIATSHFYWIGAIPAMVFVGIFMMPFYYGSKARSVPEYLKLRFDEKTRVFNALTFAGMTVFSSGISMFALAKLLNAILGWNFHGCIIISSTIVLVYIYTGGLTSAIYNEVLQFFLIVFGFLPLVILGLEDIGGWDGLTRQLDVYSQTQGMPGAWSSSWTHMGSAAANPMGVEWFGLVAGLGFVLSFGYWCTDFLVVQRAMAAKDMNAARRTPLIAAIPKMMFPVLVILPGMLAIALFSKGSSGLALPVDVNGVPDYNMVVPAMLAKYFPSGLLGIGLTALMASFMSGMAGNVTAFNTVWTYDLYQGHIKPDASDAHLVRVGRLTTVVGLVISGGCAYLAASFNNIMDMLQLVFGFVNAPLFAIFLLGMFWRRTTGHGAFYGLLIGTLTAVIFHGCTLPVGEPAGIKGGWLTVQQTFASSMAQNFWMAIFAFAGCFAGTLLISLVTAPNRTDDELRGLVYSLTEKPRDDHGAAWYARPVPLGVAVLAATAVLNLIFW, from the coding sequence ATGAATGCTGCGTTTCCCGGCCCCCTCCTTGCCGCCACCGGCGGTGACATCCTGCTCCGGCTGGCCCCGGTGGACTACCTGATCATCGCCACGTATTTCGTGTTCGTGATCGGCATCGGCTGGGTGCTCCGCAAGCACCTCCGCACGAGCAAGGACTTCTTCGAGTCCGGCCGCTCGCTCCCGGCCTGGATCTGCGCCCTGGGCTTCATCGGCGCCAACCTCGGCGCCCAGGAAGTCATGGGCATGGCCGCCTCGGGCGCGAAATACGGCATCGCCACCAGCCACTTCTATTGGATCGGCGCCATCCCCGCCATGGTCTTCGTCGGCATCTTCATGATGCCCTTCTACTATGGGTCCAAGGCCCGCTCGGTGCCCGAGTACCTCAAGCTCCGGTTCGACGAGAAGACGCGCGTCTTCAACGCCCTCACCTTCGCGGGCATGACCGTGTTCTCATCCGGCATCTCGATGTTCGCGCTGGCCAAGCTGCTCAACGCCATCCTCGGCTGGAATTTCCATGGCTGCATCATCATCTCCAGTACGATCGTGCTGGTCTATATCTACACCGGCGGGCTGACCTCGGCCATCTACAACGAGGTCCTGCAGTTCTTCCTCATCGTCTTCGGTTTCCTCCCGCTCGTGATCCTCGGCCTCGAGGACATCGGCGGCTGGGACGGCCTCACCCGCCAGCTGGACGTCTACAGCCAGACGCAGGGCATGCCTGGCGCCTGGAGTTCGTCGTGGACCCACATGGGCTCGGCCGCGGCCAACCCGATGGGGGTCGAGTGGTTCGGCCTCGTCGCCGGCCTCGGCTTCGTACTCTCGTTCGGCTACTGGTGTACCGACTTCCTCGTCGTGCAGCGCGCCATGGCCGCCAAGGACATGAACGCCGCACGCCGCACGCCGCTCATCGCCGCGATCCCGAAGATGATGTTCCCCGTGCTGGTCATCCTCCCGGGCATGCTGGCGATCGCGCTGTTCTCCAAGGGTAGCAGCGGCCTCGCCCTGCCGGTCGATGTCAACGGCGTCCCCGACTACAACATGGTCGTGCCAGCGATGCTGGCGAAATACTTCCCCAGCGGCCTGCTCGGCATCGGCCTCACCGCGCTCATGGCCTCGTTCATGTCGGGCATGGCCGGCAACGTCACCGCCTTCAACACGGTCTGGACCTACGACCTCTACCAGGGGCACATCAAGCCCGACGCCAGCGACGCGCACCTGGTGCGGGTCGGCCGCCTCACCACCGTGGTCGGCCTGGTCATCAGCGGCGGCTGCGCCTACCTCGCGGCGAGCTTCAACAACATCATGGACATGCTCCAGCTGGTGTTCGGGTTCGTGAACGCCCCGCTCTTCGCCATCTTCCTGCTCGGAATGTTCTGGCGGCGCACGACCGGCCACGGGGCCTTTTACGGCCTGCTGATCGGCACGTTGACCGCGGTGATTTTCCACGGCTGCACCCTGCCCGTGGGCGAGCCCGCCGGCATCAAGGGCGGCTGGCTCACCGTGCAACAGACCTTCGCCAGCTCCATGGCCCAGAACTTCTGGATGGCGATCTTCGCCTTCGCCGGCTGCTTCGCGGGCACGCTGCTGATCTCGCTGGTCACGGCCCCGAACCGGACGGACGACGAGCTGCGCGGCCTCGTCTATTCGCTGACCGAGAAACCCCGCGACGATCACGGCGCGGCCTGGTACGCACGCCCGGTCCCGCTGGGCGTGGCCGTCCTCGCCGCCACCGCCGTCCTCAACCTCATCTTCTGGTAA
- a CDS encoding cbb3-type cytochrome c oxidase subunit II: MSDEPAGGRGPLWRGVVAVAATYGYFLLFAEFAFLALARAGLPGEPAVRVVMGALGAGGVAGSALALWRFGPEHFRRRLVGSYLACAVAAAFAPFATGQAGLALVAAGIGLALGWNTVTLASGLRALLPAGRLGLGAGLGTGLAYAACNVPVLFLASAQVQTWAVVVLAVLAALVVAGVRPVWTAPAPAVGRWPVARWVGAFLALVWLDSAAFYIIQQTPGLRGATWGEGHLWANALMHLGAAVAAGALLDRGALRGLVGVAWLALAVACLALGSATPWSPARFFYTGGVSLYSAALVYFAARDGRPAIAAAVFAIAGWVGSALGIGMAQDLHGIPWPFVLASGAGLLLCLWPRRRAAVALLALGVFLPKPLRAEASDPLVAQGREVYIAEGCIHCHSQYIRPGVAADVERWGPARPLAALLAEAPPLPGNRRQGPDLANVGNRRYPEWNRVHLQKPRALSPGSRMPAYAHLFADGDGRGEALVAYLASLGADTLTERWEMIARWQPDPTVPAISARAAARLFERHCVACHGSDGQGQGPLAGKFTLPPPNWLRDEWRRAPGGDETLLARLIKFGAPGTAMAGHETLSDAEIAGLVRHVKSLHR; the protein is encoded by the coding sequence ATGAGTGACGAACCGGCAGGCGGCCGCGGGCCGCTCTGGCGCGGCGTCGTGGCCGTCGCGGCGACCTACGGCTACTTCCTGCTGTTCGCGGAATTTGCCTTTCTCGCGCTGGCCCGGGCCGGACTGCCGGGGGAGCCGGCGGTGCGGGTCGTGATGGGGGCCCTGGGCGCGGGCGGCGTCGCCGGCAGTGCGCTGGCCCTGTGGCGTTTTGGGCCGGAGCATTTTCGCCGGCGGCTGGTGGGTTCCTACCTGGCTTGCGCGGTCGCGGCCGCTTTCGCCCCTTTTGCCACCGGACAGGCCGGGCTGGCGCTGGTCGCGGCCGGCATCGGCCTGGCCTTGGGGTGGAACACGGTGACACTCGCGTCGGGCCTGCGGGCCTTGTTGCCAGCTGGCCGTCTGGGCCTCGGCGCCGGGCTGGGCACGGGCTTGGCCTACGCGGCCTGCAACGTGCCGGTGCTCTTCCTTGCTTCCGCCCAGGTCCAGACGTGGGCCGTCGTGGTGCTCGCCGTATTGGCGGCGCTCGTGGTGGCCGGCGTCCGGCCAGTCTGGACGGCCCCGGCCCCGGCGGTTGGGCGGTGGCCGGTTGCCCGTTGGGTGGGAGCCTTTCTGGCCCTGGTGTGGCTGGATTCCGCCGCCTTCTACATCATCCAGCAGACCCCGGGCCTGCGCGGGGCAACCTGGGGCGAGGGTCACCTGTGGGCGAACGCCCTCATGCATCTCGGCGCGGCGGTGGCTGCCGGCGCGCTGCTCGATCGCGGCGCGTTGCGGGGACTTGTGGGGGTGGCCTGGCTGGCGCTGGCGGTGGCCTGTCTGGCCCTCGGCTCAGCCACGCCGTGGTCACCGGCGCGGTTTTTCTACACCGGCGGGGTGTCGTTGTATTCCGCCGCTCTCGTCTATTTTGCGGCGCGGGATGGTCGTCCGGCGATCGCGGCGGCGGTGTTTGCCATCGCCGGTTGGGTCGGCTCCGCGCTGGGCATCGGCATGGCGCAGGATCTGCACGGCATCCCGTGGCCCTTCGTGCTGGCGAGCGGGGCGGGCTTGTTGCTCTGCCTCTGGCCGAGGCGCCGGGCGGCGGTGGCGCTGCTGGCGCTCGGGGTGTTCCTGCCGAAACCCCTGCGGGCGGAGGCCTCCGATCCGCTCGTGGCCCAGGGCCGGGAGGTCTACATCGCGGAAGGCTGCATCCACTGTCATTCGCAGTACATCCGTCCCGGCGTGGCTGCGGACGTCGAGCGTTGGGGACCGGCCCGTCCGCTGGCCGCGCTGCTGGCGGAGGCCCCGCCGCTGCCAGGCAACCGCCGGCAGGGACCCGACCTGGCCAACGTGGGCAACCGCCGTTACCCCGAGTGGAACCGCGTGCACCTGCAGAAGCCGCGCGCGCTGTCCCCCGGCTCCCGCATGCCAGCCTACGCCCATCTTTTTGCCGACGGTGACGGGCGGGGCGAGGCGCTCGTCGCGTACCTGGCGTCGCTGGGCGCCGATACGCTGACGGAGCGCTGGGAAATGATCGCGCGGTGGCAACCCGATCCCACGGTGCCGGCCATCTCCGCGCGCGCCGCGGCGCGGCTGTTTGAGCGCCACTGCGTCGCCTGTCATGGCTCGGACGGACAGGGGCAGGGACCGCTGGCGGGAAAGTTCACGCTGCCGCCGCCCAACTGGCTGCGGGATGAATGGCGCCGGGCGCCCGGCGGGGACGAGACCTTGCTGGCGCGGTTGATCAAGTTCGGCGCGCCGGGCACGGCGATGGCAGGCCATGAGACGTTGTCGGATGCGGAAATCGCCGGGCTGGTCCGCCACGTGAAGTCGCTGCACCGCTGA